GTCAGAGGTCTGCGGGGTGGATCATCCACGCCGGGCGGTTCCTGGATTCTGGGCTGAATAAAAGGTGTAAAGGGATCAGCCAGTCCTTCAGGATTATAATAATAGGCTGAAGGTGTGATCCAGTCCGGTTCAACCCATTGTCCGTTCTGTTCAGCATTGCTTAGAGCCGGGAACCCATTCTGGATTCCTAGCATGAAGACAAGCCCGGCAACAGCAGGAATAAACCTGGCCATCACTGTCTGGCCTCCAGTTCGGCTGGAGAGAGTGATCTGTAGACCAGGAGTACGGTTTCAGCTGAAAGGACATTTTCATCTGTTCTCTGCTGGGCAGCCACCGGGGTCAGCCTGAGACTCTGCAGGCTGACCAGCCGGTCCAGCCTTGTGAGTTCATCAAAGTAACTGATAAGATCATGAAATTGGCCCTGCAGGCGGAGCTGGACGTTTCTTGTAGCATAGAACTGGTGCAGCTCCTGGGTTCCAGGCTGAAAAAGAAGAAAGCGGACCCCTTTTTCATTGCCCAGCCGTTCAAAAGAAGCCAGCAACCTTTCAAGGGCGTGGGCATCTTCAGGAAGAAGGGTCTTGGCCAGGATCAGTTCTTTTTCTCTGCTCCCGAGTTCTTTTTCCAGCTCAGGAAGCCTGGCAGCCTGGGAGGAGAATCTGGCGATATCTATGTCCAGAGACTGGATATCCCGTTCCAGGCCGGCAATCTGGTCTCTGGCAGGATCCAGGTAAAAGAACCAGAATAATCCGCAGATGAGACCCAAGATCAGGATCTGGACAAGGATCCTGCGGGTTCGGCTCAGGGACTCAATCCTGGCCAGTATTTCCTGTTTCTTAATTTTCATGCTGTTGCGCCTCGGTGGCTGACACTACCGGCCCTGCTCTGACCTGGAACTGAAATTCCACCAGGTCCAGATCCAGGACCTGTCTCCTGGAAGTCCTCTGGGTGCTGACTGAACGGATAAAAGGAGACCCTCTAAGGTCATCCACGTATCCGGCAAAGGCCTGATTATCCAGGGCCACTCCCCGGATATCCATGAGGCCCTGTCTGTCCAGGCTCAGGGCTTCGAACCAGATCCTTTCTCCGGGCAGTTTTCTGATGGTTTCGTCGATATATCTTACAGGCAGCTGCTGTTTGAGACGGATCTCCCGGATGGCTTCAATATTGGCTTCAACTTCGTCAAATTTTCTCTGAAGCTCATTAATCCTGGCCACCCTGGCCAGCAGGGCCTGCCTCTGGGTTCTCTTTTCAGCGGCAATCCTTTCCAGATCGTTGATCTTAGCCCGGTGCCAGAGACCAGAAGTCAGCAATGAGGCGGAAATAAGCAGGAGCAGGACCAGAAAAACAATAATCTGTCTTTCAGTGTCGGATGTCCTGGCCCTCTTGGCCTGGGGGAGAAGATTGATTTTGATCATGACTCTATTTTGATATTCCGGAAAAAAACCTCGTTGTAACTCTTTATGGTTTAAAAAATTATCTGGCCATTATCCGGGCTCCATTTCAAATACCTGTCTTCCCTGGGTCCTGCGGCCGGATAAACCATGGGAAAACAGTTCAGATGATGCCCCTGAGGGCCAGCCCTGTGGCCACAACAAACTGGGGTTTGACCGAATCCAGGTATCTGGGGTCAAAGTCATTGGCAGAGACCCTGATGTTTTTCCATGGAT
This genomic window from Desulfonatronovibrio hydrogenovorans DSM 9292 contains:
- a CDS encoding PilN domain-containing protein; the encoded protein is MIKINLLPQAKRARTSDTERQIIVFLVLLLLISASLLTSGLWHRAKINDLERIAAEKRTQRQALLARVARINELQRKFDEVEANIEAIREIRLKQQLPVRYIDETIRKLPGERIWFEALSLDRQGLMDIRGVALDNQAFAGYVDDLRGSPFIRSVSTQRTSRRQVLDLDLVEFQFQVRAGPVVSATEAQQHEN
- a CDS encoding type 4a pilus biogenesis protein PilO; this translates as MKIKKQEILARIESLSRTRRILVQILILGLICGLFWFFYLDPARDQIAGLERDIQSLDIDIARFSSQAARLPELEKELGSREKELILAKTLLPEDAHALERLLASFERLGNEKGVRFLLFQPGTQELHQFYATRNVQLRLQGQFHDLISYFDELTRLDRLVSLQSLRLTPVAAQQRTDENVLSAETVLLVYRSLSPAELEARQ